From the Pseudomonadota bacterium genome, one window contains:
- a CDS encoding cyclic nucleotide-binding domain-containing protein, which produces MDEIFAENELFSGLEKKDRDIIMAVAAKKSFPKNTVILSQGDDTHSLYIVTSGKVKVNIVDENGKEIILSILGPGDYFGEMTAIEEGASRSASVVTREKCEVLVLAKKDFRRIISDNPDIVFGLLRGANERIRKANRKIESLALMDVYGRVARLFMQLAVPDGDKLVIQEKLTHQDIANMVGSSREMVSRVMKELTIGNYIGVTQKIIEINGKLPYSW; this is translated from the coding sequence ATGGATGAAATTTTTGCTGAAAATGAGCTATTCTCCGGTCTTGAGAAAAAAGATCGGGACATCATCATGGCGGTGGCTGCTAAAAAGAGTTTCCCGAAGAATACGGTGATACTCAGTCAGGGAGATGACACGCACTCGTTGTATATAGTCACGAGTGGCAAGGTTAAAGTTAATATTGTCGATGAGAACGGCAAAGAGATAATTTTGTCAATTCTTGGCCCGGGCGATTATTTCGGTGAGATGACCGCTATAGAGGAAGGCGCTTCAAGGAGCGCTTCGGTCGTTACCCGGGAAAAGTGTGAGGTGCTGGTTCTTGCCAAAAAGGATTTCCGGAGGATTATTTCGGACAATCCGGACATTGTGTTCGGGCTGTTAAGAGGAGCCAATGAAAGGATCCGGAAAGCCAACCGGAAAATTGAAAGCCTTGCCCTTATGGATGTATATGGCCGGGTGGCAAGGCTTTTCATGCAGCTTGCGGTTCCTGATGGTGACAAGCTGGTTATTCAGGAGAAGCTTACGCATCAGGATATTGCCAACATGGTCGGATCATCAAGGGAAATGGTCAGCAGGGTCATGAAAGAACTGACCATTGGAAATTATATTGGCGTCACACAAAAAATCATTGAGATCAATGGCAAGCTGCCATATTCGTGGTAG
- a CDS encoding DUF4384 domain-containing protein, whose amino-acid sequence MSVNTSGALFRKILWSTLLAAFLPLVVSCGGMDPRDVDVELEESAPEVKITSYNKALSELGIMTGVYDTGLVNIMSTDIADNTGTAATTGGEIQRNITEIMKSTLNSIGGGVGYVPYDPAFIQNQMVTGYSSFENKIKPDVVLTGGITEFDRGLETRGEGMDAAATANIKGIKTSLPSEQVGANFGNTGKTGKARITIDFNMIDPNTLTGIPKMTTTNSMEVHKAMKEKEIGLTLFGPTFGLKGSVKKVQGRHEAVRLLVQVSMVQMIGKYLNLPYWRLLGDDANPDPIVLESLEEIYYSMDDAAKTAAVQQWLYIHGYDLQMTGQLDSQTEAALAKFDPAYQIGSKKISKDQFIAIYTTMPFRDEARARRKALNNILYEAAMAAEANAASTPQVAAAPVAQNVETAVYADQEIAQAQAAPAAQPEAAPAPAAAPKRAGFGFGRKLKDDEW is encoded by the coding sequence ATGAGCGTTAATACTTCAGGCGCATTATTCAGAAAGATCCTGTGGAGTACATTGCTGGCTGCATTTCTGCCGTTGGTCGTTTCATGCGGAGGGATGGACCCGCGCGACGTGGATGTTGAGCTTGAAGAATCAGCTCCGGAAGTCAAAATTACTTCATACAATAAAGCCCTCTCGGAACTGGGAATCATGACCGGTGTCTATGATACCGGCCTTGTCAATATAATGTCCACCGACATTGCCGACAATACAGGCACCGCCGCTACAACCGGTGGCGAAATCCAGAGGAATATTACCGAGATCATGAAAAGCACCCTGAACTCGATAGGTGGCGGTGTTGGCTATGTCCCCTACGACCCGGCCTTTATTCAGAACCAGATGGTCACCGGATACTCTTCCTTTGAGAACAAAATCAAACCCGATGTGGTATTAACCGGTGGCATCACCGAATTCGACAGGGGACTTGAAACCAGAGGAGAAGGAATGGATGCCGCTGCAACTGCCAATATCAAGGGAATCAAAACCTCCCTGCCATCAGAACAAGTTGGGGCAAACTTCGGCAACACCGGAAAAACCGGCAAGGCGCGTATCACCATTGATTTTAATATGATAGATCCCAACACGTTGACCGGCATCCCGAAAATGACCACCACCAACAGTATGGAAGTCCACAAAGCCATGAAGGAAAAAGAGATCGGCCTTACTCTTTTCGGCCCGACTTTCGGACTGAAGGGTTCCGTCAAAAAAGTACAGGGGCGCCATGAAGCGGTTCGTCTGCTCGTTCAGGTCAGTATGGTACAAATGATCGGTAAATATCTCAATCTTCCATACTGGAGATTGCTTGGAGACGATGCAAATCCAGACCCGATCGTGCTGGAATCATTGGAAGAAATATACTACTCGATGGATGATGCCGCCAAAACCGCAGCAGTGCAGCAATGGCTTTACATTCACGGCTACGATCTTCAAATGACCGGTCAGCTTGACTCTCAGACCGAAGCCGCATTGGCAAAATTTGATCCCGCCTACCAGATCGGCAGCAAGAAAATATCCAAGGACCAGTTTATTGCAATTTATACCACCATGCCTTTCCGTGATGAAGCCCGTGCACGCCGCAAAGCGTTGAACAATATCCTGTACGAGGCGGCGATGGCCGCAGAAGCGAATGCTGCCTCCACCCCACAGGTTGCTGCTGCTCCGGTTGCCCAGAACGTTGAAACTGCGGTATATGCCGACCAGGAAATTGCCCAGGCCCAGGCCGCTCCAGCCGCTCAACCCGAAGCCGCTCCCGCTCCGGCGGCTGCACCAAAGAGAGCCGGGTTCGGTTTTGGTCGTAAACTGAAAGACGATGAATGGTAA
- a CDS encoding methylenetetrahydrofolate reductase C-terminal domain-containing protein — protein sequence MIIAERKPVNEIVEMIGDARRVLVLGCRGCVSVCSAGGEREVEILASLLRLGRQKEGGTLETVEATMVRQCDKEYVDAIDQWDGKYDAIVSMACGVGVNFIANLRPMAIVYPAVNTSCFGGSAEQGVWTEQCAGCGNCILHLTGGLCPVARCAKSLMNGPCGGSQDGKCEINKDVPCIWQSIHDRLERTGKKKDMDRIAPIRDWASAGHGGPRRIVRDDLTV from the coding sequence ATGATTATAGCCGAGCGTAAGCCCGTTAATGAAATAGTTGAAATGATCGGTGATGCCAGGCGTGTTCTGGTCCTTGGTTGTCGCGGATGCGTGTCCGTCTGTTCAGCCGGCGGGGAGCGGGAAGTAGAGATCCTGGCTTCACTGTTGCGACTGGGACGCCAGAAAGAAGGAGGAACCCTGGAAACTGTTGAGGCCACAATGGTTCGGCAATGCGACAAGGAATATGTCGATGCCATTGATCAGTGGGACGGCAAGTACGATGCGATCGTATCCATGGCCTGCGGGGTCGGGGTGAACTTCATCGCCAACTTAAGACCGATGGCTATCGTGTATCCGGCAGTTAATACCAGTTGTTTCGGCGGTTCGGCGGAGCAGGGAGTGTGGACTGAGCAGTGCGCAGGCTGCGGTAACTGTATCCTCCACCTGACCGGCGGACTTTGCCCGGTTGCTCGATGTGCCAAGAGTCTGATGAATGGTCCATGTGGCGGTTCCCAGGACGGCAAGTGTGAAATCAATAAGGATGTCCCCTGTATCTGGCAGTCAATCCACGATCGCCTTGAGAGAACGGGAAAGAAAAAAGATATGGACCGTATTGCCCCGATCAGGGACTGGGCTTCAGCAGGTCATGGCGGGCCACGGAGAATTGTCAGAGACGACCTGACGGTTTGA
- a CDS encoding KpsF/GutQ family sugar-phosphate isomerase → MYIDQAREVIRIEAEGVTSLLDQLGPGFNKAVDMIMACTGRVIITGIGKSGLIGQKIAATLNSTGTASGFLHPVEAMHGDLGLVDERDVVLAISYSGETSELNILLPSLKKRGVGIIAMTGNPESSLAGFGDAVLRVAVPREACPLGLAPTASTTAALVMGDALSVVLLNCKKFKASDFRRNHPGGSLGERLKIKVAEVMMTGDRIPQISVASPLVEAIRVLNDRNLGAVLIMSGEDMVGIITDGDIRRIVSQGKNLAGMEIAEAMSPNPKTIEESLLAADALSIMQRHEITILPVKRRDGRLVGVLHLQDLLGKGEFRFLV, encoded by the coding sequence ATGTATATTGATCAGGCCAGAGAAGTAATCAGGATAGAAGCAGAGGGGGTCACCTCTCTACTGGATCAGTTGGGACCCGGATTCAACAAGGCGGTCGATATGATCATGGCTTGCACCGGCCGGGTCATTATAACCGGGATCGGCAAATCCGGGCTTATCGGGCAGAAGATCGCCGCCACCCTGAACAGTACCGGGACTGCTTCCGGATTTCTCCATCCGGTTGAAGCAATGCACGGGGATCTTGGTCTTGTTGATGAGCGAGATGTTGTCCTGGCTATTTCCTATAGCGGTGAAACAAGCGAATTGAATATCCTGCTGCCCAGTCTGAAAAAAAGAGGGGTCGGCATTATCGCCATGACCGGGAATCCGGAGTCAAGTCTGGCCGGGTTTGGAGATGCGGTCTTGAGGGTCGCGGTTCCGCGCGAGGCCTGTCCTCTGGGGTTGGCTCCTACGGCGAGCACAACAGCTGCCCTGGTGATGGGAGATGCGCTTTCCGTTGTTCTGCTGAATTGCAAAAAGTTTAAAGCCAGTGATTTCAGGCGGAATCATCCAGGCGGAAGCCTTGGCGAACGTCTGAAGATTAAAGTTGCCGAGGTTATGATGACCGGGGACCGGATTCCCCAGATATCTGTTGCTTCACCGCTTGTTGAAGCGATCAGGGTCCTGAATGACCGGAATCTCGGTGCGGTGCTGATCATGAGCGGCGAAGATATGGTTGGGATTATTACCGATGGCGATATCCGAAGAATAGTTTCCCAGGGGAAAAACCTCGCTGGCATGGAGATAGCGGAGGCGATGAGTCCAAACCCCAAAACAATTGAGGAGAGTCTTCTTGCCGCTGATGCCCTGAGTATCATGCAGCGCCACGAAATCACAATTCTGCCGGTCAAAAGGCGCGATGGTCGTTTGGTAGGCGTTCTTCACCTGCAGGACCTTCTGGGGAAGGGGGAGTTTCGTTTTCTAGTTTGA
- a CDS encoding 4Fe-4S dicluster domain-containing protein, whose translation MGISSKEINASFSAEVIGLPGGEHLNSCFSCGACSGICPVSQAIPEFDPRKIIHMIRMGLKDRLMKSDLIWHCSKCRSCVFVCPQDVRFSDIMSAIREMALDKGFVTEQDLRDKGKVAWVERDGCVACLTCVRVCPWQVPVIDDNGVAAIDPRKCRGCGICPAECPAQTIKMNESEDERLIVACGTGK comes from the coding sequence ATGGGCATAAGCAGCAAAGAAATCAACGCATCGTTCAGTGCGGAAGTTATCGGGTTGCCGGGAGGGGAACACCTTAACAGCTGTTTTTCATGCGGTGCCTGCAGTGGTATCTGTCCTGTAAGTCAGGCTATCCCGGAGTTTGATCCACGGAAAATCATTCACATGATTCGGATGGGGTTGAAAGACAGGTTGATGAAGTCCGACCTGATCTGGCACTGTTCAAAATGCCGTAGTTGTGTCTTTGTCTGCCCCCAGGATGTCAGATTTTCCGATATCATGTCAGCGATCAGGGAAATGGCTTTGGACAAGGGGTTTGTCACCGAGCAGGATTTGCGTGATAAAGGAAAAGTTGCCTGGGTTGAGAGGGATGGTTGCGTCGCTTGCCTGACCTGTGTTCGGGTCTGCCCCTGGCAGGTTCCGGTGATTGATGATAACGGGGTTGCCGCAATTGATCCGAGGAAGTGCCGGGGTTGTGGGATCTGTCCGGCCGAGTGTCCGGCCCAGACGATTAAAATGAATGAATCCGAGGACGAGCGACTGATCGTTGCCTGCGGAACCGGAAAATAA
- a CDS encoding curli assembly protein CsgF, translating into MKIKYFLFGVGVTLMFLLLTGAYQVIEVEGTPTLALDNGRYQLSSWATSIGDKGGVIGAFVIDTVTGETRTVYSREYGSVLESKIVKNELKKPFSSVK; encoded by the coding sequence ATGAAAATCAAATATTTTTTGTTCGGCGTTGGTGTCACCCTGATGTTTCTTCTGCTAACCGGGGCATACCAGGTAATTGAAGTTGAAGGAACCCCAACTCTTGCTCTCGATAACGGGCGTTATCAGCTTTCGTCATGGGCAACTTCCATAGGCGACAAAGGTGGGGTTATAGGTGCCTTTGTTATCGACACAGTTACCGGCGAAACACGGACCGTATACAGCCGTGAATATGGGTCTGTACTTGAGAGCAAAATAGTTAAAAACGAATTAAAAAAACCGTTCAGTTCAGTGAAGTGA
- a CDS encoding amidophosphoribosyltransferase translates to MVMQPVPDRPRDECGVCGIFGHPDSAKLTYFGLYALQHRGQESAGIVTSDGAMIHQHRGMGLVPEVFSEEILQSLVGHISIGHVRYSTTGESTIVNAQPFTATHLGCTLSVAHNGNLVNIRSLREELEKDGSIFQSTMDSEVVIHLLAKSSHLGFENAIGETVKIIKGAYSMVLMTENKLVAVRDPNGFRPLCLGKLNNGSYIVASETCALDLVEATYVRDIEPGEILIIDDTGLNSLHMEKAERESCCIFEHVYFARPDSDIFGANVYQCRKKMGELLAVESPVDADFVMPFPDSGNYAAIGYSQASGIPLEMGVIRNHYVGRTFIQPTQSMRDFSVRVKLNPIRSFLEGKRVIIIEDSIIRGTTGRSRVKSLRAVGVKEVHMRISCPPTRNPCYYGIDFPSGGELIANEKTVDEIRDYLDLDSLAYLSVEGLVKATGDRADKFCLACFTGDYPVEPDKDFHKLALGCSCCK, encoded by the coding sequence ATGGTAATGCAACCTGTTCCGGACAGACCTCGTGATGAATGTGGGGTGTGCGGGATATTCGGCCATCCGGATTCAGCAAAACTCACTTATTTCGGGCTTTATGCCCTGCAGCACCGTGGGCAGGAGAGCGCAGGCATTGTTACCTCCGATGGTGCGATGATCCATCAGCATCGGGGGATGGGGCTGGTGCCGGAAGTATTCAGTGAAGAGATCCTGCAATCCCTTGTCGGACATATCTCCATCGGCCATGTGCGATATTCGACCACCGGCGAATCAACAATTGTCAACGCCCAGCCTTTTACGGCAACCCATCTTGGTTGCACCCTTTCAGTGGCCCATAACGGGAATCTGGTCAACATAAGAAGTTTAAGGGAAGAGCTCGAAAAAGACGGGTCAATTTTTCAGTCGACCATGGACAGTGAGGTCGTTATTCATCTTCTGGCCAAGTCTTCACATCTCGGTTTTGAAAATGCGATTGGCGAGACCGTAAAAATAATCAAAGGCGCCTACTCAATGGTTCTCATGACCGAGAATAAACTGGTGGCGGTGAGAGACCCGAACGGGTTTCGCCCCCTGTGTCTCGGCAAGTTGAACAATGGTTCGTATATTGTAGCATCGGAAACATGCGCCCTTGACCTGGTCGAAGCGACATATGTTCGGGATATTGAACCCGGCGAGATACTGATCATCGACGATACGGGTCTGAATTCCTTGCATATGGAGAAGGCGGAGAGGGAAAGTTGCTGTATTTTCGAGCATGTCTATTTTGCCCGCCCGGACAGCGATATCTTTGGCGCCAATGTTTATCAATGCAGAAAAAAAATGGGTGAGTTGCTCGCCGTTGAATCTCCCGTTGACGCCGACTTTGTCATGCCATTTCCTGATTCCGGCAACTATGCAGCGATAGGTTATTCCCAGGCTTCAGGGATACCGCTTGAGATGGGAGTGATCAGAAATCACTATGTCGGCAGAACATTTATCCAGCCAACCCAGTCGATGCGAGATTTCTCGGTGCGGGTAAAATTAAATCCCATCCGTTCATTCCTGGAGGGGAAAAGGGTCATCATTATCGAGGATTCAATTATTCGCGGGACTACCGGGCGAAGCAGGGTCAAATCGCTGCGTGCAGTTGGGGTGAAAGAGGTTCATATGAGAATCAGTTGCCCGCCCACCCGCAACCCCTGCTATTACGGGATAGACTTCCCTTCCGGCGGAGAATTGATCGCTAACGAAAAAACCGTGGATGAGATCAGAGACTATCTTGATCTTGATTCTCTGGCCTATTTGAGTGTTGAGGGGCTTGTCAAAGCCACCGGCGACAGGGCGGACAAATTCTGTCTGGCCTGTTTCACCGGCGATTATCCGGTTGAACCGGACAAGGATTTCCACAAACTCGCTTTAGGCTGTAGCTGTTGCAAATAA
- a CDS encoding methylenetetrahydrofolate reductase C-terminal domain-containing protein — MADSVHSRFRQSLRDPEEFTITMELVPSRGVRSAAQEKAIRFARDAFADGRMQAVSITENAGGHPALSPEVLGVEIMETGLDVIIHFSCKDKNRNQMESLLLAWDREGLQNLLVIAGDYPQKGYRGHPKPVFDLDTIHALDLIGHLNSDHNEAGPWCPDLSGVESTSFFKGVAVSPFKYSEAEQIGQYFKLHRKVSAGADFAITQLGFDARKFHELIQYRQEESLDLPMLGNVFIPTPFVAKLMNRGKVPGVVLTDEFYEMLRQEFSSFDKGRKASLERGARLLCVLKGLGYDGVHIGGPGLEFSEVDQLLTDAEQWADDWPGFLPEFSACPNYGVRKPFYYFEKNQASGLNSPEHSSRRKYQWSLPYTFADLVHDAVFSESGILYDVAKKTCETLVAEDGSGSFHRLEYLAKLILVGCKDCGDCTLDDLAYVCPQSGCAKYLLNGPCGGSSNGWCEVFPGRKRCFYVQVYERLANNRKSECLKKGFIPPRDWSLCNTSAWANFFAGRDHHKQRK; from the coding sequence TTGGCCGATTCAGTTCATTCAAGATTCAGACAGTCTCTTCGAGATCCTGAAGAATTCACGATTACCATGGAGCTTGTCCCGAGCAGGGGTGTCCGCAGTGCAGCCCAGGAGAAAGCCATCAGGTTTGCCCGAGATGCCTTTGCTGACGGCAGGATGCAGGCGGTCAGCATTACCGAGAATGCCGGGGGGCATCCCGCCTTGTCTCCGGAAGTTCTGGGTGTTGAGATCATGGAAACCGGTCTTGATGTGATCATCCACTTCTCCTGTAAAGACAAAAACCGCAATCAGATGGAAAGTCTCCTCCTTGCCTGGGATCGCGAAGGGTTGCAAAATCTTCTGGTCATTGCCGGGGATTATCCGCAAAAGGGATATCGTGGCCACCCCAAACCTGTTTTTGATCTCGATACAATCCACGCTCTTGATCTCATTGGCCATTTGAACTCGGATCATAACGAGGCTGGGCCCTGGTGTCCTGATCTGAGTGGTGTTGAAAGCACTTCTTTTTTCAAAGGGGTGGCGGTTTCTCCTTTCAAGTATTCAGAAGCCGAGCAGATCGGGCAGTATTTCAAGCTGCACAGGAAGGTTTCAGCCGGGGCGGACTTTGCCATTACCCAGCTTGGCTTTGATGCTCGCAAATTCCACGAACTTATCCAATACCGGCAGGAAGAGTCCTTGGACCTGCCCATGCTCGGTAATGTCTTTATCCCGACCCCTTTTGTGGCAAAGTTGATGAATCGGGGAAAGGTGCCCGGGGTTGTTCTCACCGATGAATTTTATGAAATGCTGCGGCAGGAATTCTCAAGTTTCGACAAAGGGAGAAAGGCATCCTTGGAAAGGGGTGCGCGGCTTTTGTGTGTTCTGAAGGGTCTGGGTTATGATGGGGTGCATATCGGTGGCCCCGGGCTGGAATTCAGCGAGGTTGACCAGCTGCTGACCGATGCCGAACAGTGGGCTGATGACTGGCCCGGGTTTTTGCCGGAATTTTCCGCCTGCCCAAATTATGGAGTCAGAAAACCTTTTTATTATTTTGAGAAAAATCAGGCCAGCGGCCTGAACAGCCCTGAGCATTCATCAAGACGGAAGTATCAATGGTCATTGCCCTATACATTTGCCGATCTTGTCCATGATGCGGTTTTTTCGGAGAGTGGGATTTTATATGATGTAGCTAAAAAAACCTGTGAAACACTGGTCGCGGAAGATGGCTCCGGATCATTTCACCGTCTTGAATATCTTGCGAAGCTCATTCTGGTCGGCTGTAAGGATTGTGGTGATTGTACGCTGGACGATCTTGCCTATGTGTGTCCACAATCCGGATGTGCAAAATATCTGCTGAATGGTCCTTGTGGGGGAAGCAGCAACGGCTGGTGTGAGGTCTTCCCTGGCAGGAAAAGATGTTTCTATGTGCAGGTGTATGAGCGGCTGGCAAATAATCGGAAAAGTGAATGTCTGAAAAAAGGTTTTATTCCTCCCCGGGACTGGTCATTGTGCAACACTTCCGCATGGGCAAATTTCTTTGCCGGCAGAGACCACCACAAACAGCGTAAGTAG
- a CDS encoding class I SAM-dependent methyltransferase, whose protein sequence is MMSNQTDNRYASAEVYDQRAKEYDAWFENNPLFASELVALQNIRRNIASPALEIGIGPGRFAQSLGIQFGIDPAFSPLVLAKERGLSTCRAVGESLPFIDNAFSAVYILFTECFLEDPVLVFRECSRVLGKSGVLIVGMVPAESEWGKNLAEKEATGNPFYRSARFSTVEKLKTMLAECGFQAIESVSTLYQNPENKPYPEKPRKGFSEKAGFVILVNISTAGENRLAPTTNMAACH, encoded by the coding sequence ATGATGAGTAATCAGACCGACAACCGATATGCCTCAGCAGAAGTGTATGACCAGCGGGCGAAAGAATATGATGCCTGGTTTGAAAACAACCCTCTTTTCGCAAGTGAATTGGTCGCATTGCAAAACATCAGGCGCAATATTGCCTCCCCCGCCCTGGAAATCGGCATCGGCCCCGGCCGTTTTGCTCAATCCCTGGGGATCCAGTTTGGCATCGACCCGGCATTTTCCCCACTTGTCTTAGCAAAAGAAAGGGGACTTTCTACCTGCCGGGCTGTCGGAGAATCGTTGCCATTTATCGACAACGCCTTCTCGGCAGTATACATTCTGTTCACCGAATGCTTTCTGGAGGATCCGGTATTGGTATTCAGGGAGTGTTCCCGGGTTCTGGGAAAGAGCGGGGTCCTGATTGTGGGCATGGTTCCGGCAGAAAGCGAATGGGGGAAAAATCTTGCAGAAAAGGAGGCGACGGGCAATCCTTTTTACAGATCCGCGCGGTTCAGCACCGTCGAAAAGCTCAAGACCATGCTCGCCGAATGCGGGTTTCAAGCCATTGAATCCGTCTCAACCCTTTACCAGAATCCAGAGAATAAACCATATCCCGAAAAACCGAGAAAAGGGTTCTCTGAGAAAGCCGGATTCGTTATTCTCGTCAATATTTCAACCGCAGGAGAAAACAGACTCGCACCTACCACGAATATGGCAGCTTGCCATTGA
- a CDS encoding hydrogenase iron-sulfur subunit, which translates to MSFTPNIQVFCCHYTSQQAIAEGDDGLRKSGFPEGAVINRLSCSGKLQVSTILKAFEKGADGVCVVGCPVDKCHNLMGSQRAAHRVSAVKKALEELGAGGDRIEMSHLERGFHPEFIETAKIMMERVLEMGPSPFRDAMKPVADKAEKKAGKETAKKVVEKPAAAKKSVSAKSAAAKPAGKAAKAPVKKAARKGGKK; encoded by the coding sequence ATGAGTTTTACTCCAAATATACAGGTGTTTTGTTGTCACTATACCTCGCAGCAGGCCATTGCCGAGGGTGATGATGGATTGCGGAAAAGTGGCTTTCCGGAAGGCGCTGTTATCAATCGGCTTTCATGCTCCGGCAAATTACAGGTCAGCACCATCCTCAAGGCCTTTGAAAAAGGTGCCGATGGGGTCTGTGTCGTCGGTTGCCCGGTCGATAAATGCCATAACCTGATGGGCAGCCAGAGAGCCGCTCACCGTGTTTCTGCCGTTAAAAAGGCCCTGGAGGAATTAGGAGCTGGAGGAGACAGAATCGAAATGTCTCATCTTGAAAGAGGCTTTCATCCGGAGTTCATCGAGACGGCAAAAATAATGATGGAACGGGTTCTCGAAATGGGCCCCAGTCCTTTCAGAGACGCGATGAAACCTGTGGCTGACAAGGCGGAAAAGAAAGCGGGTAAAGAGACGGCAAAAAAGGTGGTCGAAAAACCAGCTGCCGCTAAAAAATCGGTCAGTGCAAAATCAGCTGCGGCAAAACCTGCCGGAAAAGCGGCCAAGGCACCGGTTAAAAAGGCTGCCAGGAAGGGAGGTAAGAAGTAA